One window of the Solanum stenotomum isolate F172 chromosome 11, ASM1918654v1, whole genome shotgun sequence genome contains the following:
- the LOC125845697 gene encoding uncharacterized protein LOC125845697 — MAQDFVRQFQYNVNIMPDRNTLSNMRKKPNESFREYAIKWREQAARVKPPLDEQELVDIFIEAQDPDYFHHLTATMGRPFHTTIKIGEIVKSGLKTGRIVSQAAIKATTQAIQGGSDSFGNRKRKEEVSSLASGSRGFQANERCEYHSGAPRHITDNCWTLKGAIEKLIDHGVVVVTYDQNTPNVTNNPLPAQNNLVGMICDDQEYKLLGKMGKLFRKIGEENKSIKSLEPVASLSVEGVNLDTKDQNCLAKLKGPIFVKPIQQLPVIDSKVVPWNYNKIVVVYRGKENVEEVDEAGGLTRSGRCYSPEELRKGKMTQNIQVPLKKAVTEEEAEEFLKKIKVPDYSVVEQLKKTPAQISLLSLLLHSEEQRRVLNKILNEAHVSKETTVNQLEKMAKRIFESNTITFTDDELPTEGAGHNRALLLTVKCEAYYVKRVMVDGGSGVDICPLSTLQNLKISLDRIRPSNVFVRAYDGSRRDTIGEIKLNMTIGPVDFMIVFQVMDMDTSYNFLLGRPWIHTARAVPSTLHQVVKFEHNHQEIIVHGEDDLPIYKDPSIPYIEAKEGCDSIVYQSFEAVSVDRFREGDPIIQPCLSSSSSMVATTMLKYGYQPGKGLRLCSQGIVDLITLLGNQGTSSLGYKQSKRNGNETKNHKRTDWALPQLIPHIYHSFIKPQGPEMEASFTHEDIEEVIQDLSQLFCEVNMVQVGEGTSHADVQLVGSGFELNNWEATHFPIRKESCSVNVGFDNMTCMRNILPDLKELFILESPSREVEYDEEEAFREINRELEQFEHKPKPNLSETEAINLGSNEEVKEIKISLHVKKEIRDAIIQLLFEYKDVFAWSYDDMLGLSVDLVVHKLPTHPDFPPVQQKRRKFKPDVSEKIKEEIMKQLNANMIQTICYTTRLANVVPVPKKDGKTRVCVDYRDLNKASPKDNFPLPNIHILVDNCARHEFQSFMDCYAGYHQILMDEEDAEKTVFTTPWGTYCYRVMPFGLKIAGATYMRAMTTMFHDMMHKEIEVYVDDIIIKSKTKADHVQDLRKFFERVRRYDLKLNPAKCAFGVPSGKLLGFIVSRRGIELDPSKIKVIRDLPPPKNKTEVMSLLGRLNYISRFIAQLTTTCEPIFRLLKKNAAVRWTEDCQQAFEKIKEYLSKPPVLVPPELDRPLFLYLSVTDNSFGCVLGQHDSTGRKEQSIYYLSKKFTSYEVKYTLLERTCCALTWVAHKLRHYLLSYTTYLISRMDPLKYIFQKPMPTGRIAKWQILLIEFDIIYVTRTAMKAQALADHLAENPVDATTNHWIHIFQMKRLTQLKKLGVQELIVLGDSDLLIRQAQGEWKTRDLKLLPYKQCVEDISKRFRSIKFRYIPRFHNELADVLATLASMLPYPGNTCITPLEIQLQDQHGYCNTVEAESDGELWYLDIRNFLQTGKCPEHANRSQKRTIRRLASGFFFSGEILYKRTPDLNLLRCVDVEEAEKIMNEVHAGVCGPHMNGYVFVKKILRAGYYWLTMERDCFCFVKKCHQCQIHGDLIHSPPSELHPMAAPWPFVAWGMDVIGSIEPKASNGHRFILVTIDYFTKWVEAITFKAVTKKAVVDFVHSNIICRFGIPRTIIKDNAANLNSNLMKEVCQQFKIVHHNSTPYRPKDNGAVEAANKNIKKILRKMVQGTRQWHEKLHFALLGYRTTVRTSIGATPYLLVYGTEAVIPTEVEIPSLRIIVEAEIEDTEWVKTRLEQLTLIDEKRLTAVCFGQLYQQRMARAYNKKVHPRHFEVGQLVLKCILPHQEEAKGKFAPNWQGPYLIKKVLSKGALHLTDVEGKITSIIVNADAVKRYHI, encoded by the exons ATGGCTCAAGATTTTGTCAGACAATTTCAGTACAATGTCAACATTATGCCAGATCGCAATACACTCTCTAATATGAGAAAAAAGCCAAATGAAAGCTTCAGAGAGTATGCTATCAAATGGAGGGAACAAGCAGCCCGGGTCAAACCACCTTTAGATGAGCAAGAATTGGTTGATATCTTCATAGAAGCTCAAGATCCTGACTATTTCCACCACCTGACAGCCACAATGGGAAGACCGTTTCACACAACAATCAAAATTGGAGAAATAGTTAAAAGTGGTCTAAAAACAGGAAGGATCGTGAGCCAGGCAGCAATCAAAGCTACCACACAGGCCATTCAAGGTGGTTCAGACAGTTTTGGAAATCgtaaaagaaaagaggaagtTTCTTCGCTAGCATCAGGGTCAAGAG GTTTCCAAGCCAATGAAAGATGTGAGTATCATTCAGGGGCCCCAAGACACATCACTGATAATTGTTGGACCTTGAAGGGGGCAATAGAGAAGCTAATTGATCATGGAGTGGTCGTTGTAACATATGATCAAAACACTCCCAATGTGACTAATAACCCACTTCCAGCTCAAAACAATTTAGTGGGTATGATCTGCGATGATCAAGAGTACAAACTCCTtggcaaaatgggaaagttgtTTAGGAAGATCGGAGAGGAAAACAAGTCGATAAAAAGTTTAGAACCAGTTGCATCTTTGAGTGTGGAAGGTGTCAACCTTGATACCAAA GACCAAAATTGCTTGGCAAAGTTGAAAGGACCTATCTTTGTTAAGCCCATCCAACAGCTTCCGGTAATTGATTCAAAGGTTGTCCCTTGGAACTATAACAAAATCGTTGTGGTTTACCGAGGAAAGGAGAATGTTGAAGAGGTTGATGAAGCAGGAGGGCTAACACGCTCTGGAAGATGTTATTCTCCAGAGGAATTAAGAAAAGGGAAGATGACTCAAAACATCCAAGTACCACTGAAGAAAGCAGTTACAGAGGAAGAAGCAGAAGAGTTTCTAAAAAAGATTAAGGTTCCAGATTACTCTGTTGTggaacaattgaagaaaaccccgGCACAAATTTCATTGTTGTCTCTACTCTTGCACTCAGAAGAACAGCGTCGTGTGTTGAATAAGATTTTGAATGAAGCACATGTATCAAAGGAGACCACGGTAAATCAGTTAGAGAAAATGGCCAAGCGCATCTTTGAGTCAAACACCATCACTTTCACTGATGATGAGTTGCCCACAGAGGGAGCTGGACACAACAGAGCTTTGCTTCTTACAGTGAAATGTGAAGCGTACTATGTAAAGAGGGTCATGGTAGATGGAGGATCGGGGGTAGACATATGTCCTCTCTCTACGCTGCAAAACTTGAAAATTAGCCTTGACAGAATTCGCCCCAGCAATGTATTTGTTCGAGCTTATGACGGCTCAAGGCGGGATACCATTGGTGAAATAAAGTTAAACATGACAATTGGACCGGTGGACTTTATGATTGTGTTCCAAGTAATGGACATGGACACATCTTATAATTTTCTATTGGGAAGGCCATGGATCCACACGGCTCGGGCAGTCCCATCAACTCTGCATCAAGTTGTTAAGTTTGAACACAACCATCAGGAAATCATTGTGCATGGGGAAGATGATTTGCCTATTTACAAAGATCCCTCCATTCCATACATTGAGGCAAAAGAAGGATGTGATTCCATTGTTTACCAGTCTTTTGAGGCCGTATCAGTCGATCGCTTTAGAGAAGGAGACCCCATTATCCAACCATgtctctcttcttcctcttcaatGGTAGCAACGACAATGCTCAAATATGGTTATCAACCTGGTAAAGGTTTGAGACTATGTTCACAAGGAATTGTGGATCTCATTACTCTTTTAGGGAACCAAGGCACCTCTAGCCTTGGATACAAACAAAGCAAGAGAAATGGAAATGAGACTAAGAACCACAAAAGGACTGATTGGGCATTGCCACAACTAATTCCCCATATTTATCATTCCTTTATCAAGCCTCAAGGTCCAGAAATGGAAGCTTCCTTTACTCATGAAGACATTGAAGAAGTTATTCAGGATCTCAGTCAGTTGTTTTGTGAAGTAAACATGGTCCAAGTTGGTGAAGGTACAAGTCATGCCGATGTGCAGCTCGTGGGCTCAGGTTTTGAGTTAAACAATTGGGAAGCCACTCATTTCCCCATAAGGAAGGAGTCTTG TTCTGTAAATGTCGGCTTTGATAACATGACATGCATGCGGAATATACTCCCAGATCTCAAAGAGTTGTTTATTCTTGAATCCCCGAGTCGAGAGGTtgaatatgatgaagaagaggCTTTTAGGGAAATTAATAGGGAATTGGAACAATTTGAGCACAAACCTAAGCCTAATCTTAGTGAAACTGAGGCCATCAATTTGGGAAGTAATGAGGAagtcaaagaaataaaaataagtctTCATGTCAAGAAGGAAATCAGGGATGCCATAATACAACTTTTGTTTGAATACAAAGATGTGTTTGCTTGGTCCTATGATGACATGCTAGGTTTGAGTGTTGATTTAGTGGTCCATAAGTTGCCCACTCATCCTGATTTTCCACCTGtccaacaaaaaagaagaaaattcaaaccGGACGTGAGTGAAAAAATCAAGGAAGAAATCATGAAACAACTAAATGCAAATATGATCCAAACCATTTGTTACACTACTCGGTTGGCAAATGTTGTTCCTGTGCCGAAAAAGGATGGAAAGACAAGAGTTTGTGTTGACTATCGGGATTTGAACAAAGCTAGTCCAAAAGACAATTTTCCTTTGCCTAATATCCACATTCTGGTGGATAATTGTGCCAGACACGAATTTCAATCATTTATGGACTGTTATGCGGGGTATCATCAAATCTTGATGGACGAAGAGGACGCTGAGAAAACTGTTTTCACCACTCCATGGGGGACTTATTGCTATAGGGTCATGCCATTCGGTCTTAAAATTGCTGGGGCAACTTACATGAGGGCTATGACCACCatgtttcatgatatgatgcATAAAGAAATCGAAGTATACGTCGATGACATAATCATCAAGTCTAAAACAAAAGCTGACCATGTGCAAGATCTGAGAAAATTCTTTGAAAGAGTGCGAAGATATGATCTCAAGCTTAATCCAGCGAAATGTGCATTTGGAGTTCCATCTGGAAAACTTCTGGGTTTTATTGTCAGTAGAAGAGGAATTGAATTAGATCCTTCCAAAATAAAAGTCATTCGAGATTTGCCACCCCCAAAAAATAAGACCGAAGTCATGAGTCTACTTGGGAGGTTGAACTACATTAGCAGGTTTATTGCTCAACTCACAACCACTTGTGAGCCCATTTTCagacttttgaaaaagaatGCTGCTGTCAGATGGACGGAGGATTGTCAACAAGCTTTTGAAAAAATCAAGGAATATTTGTCCAAACCTCCCGTATTGGTCCCGCCTGAACTTGATAGGCCTCTCTTTCTATATCTTTCAGTGACAGATAATTCCTTTGGGTGCGTTCTCGGTCAACATGATTCCACAGGTAGGAAGGAGCAATCTATCTACTACTTGAGCAAGAAATTCACTAGTTATGAGGTCAAGTACACCCTCTTGGAAAGGACATGTTGCGCCCTAACTTGGGTAGCTCATAAGTTAAGGCATTACCTTTTGTCCTACACAACTTACCTCATATCTAGGATGGATCCTTTGAAGTACATCTTTCAGAAGCCAATGCCAACTGGCAGGATCGCGAAATGGCAAATCTTGCTCATTGAATTTGACATTATATATGTCACTCGAACTGCAATGAAAGCTCAAGCTCTGGCAGACCACTTGGCAGAGAATCCAGTCGATGCGACTACGAACCACTGGATACATATTTTCCAGATGAAGAGATTAACTCAGTTGAAGAA ATTGGGTGTGCAAGAATTGATTGTGTTGGGAGATTCTGATTTGCTTATTAGGCAAGCTCAGGGTGAATGGAAAACTCGAGACCTCAAGCTTCTTCCCTACAAACAATGTGTGGAAGATATTAGCAAAAGGTTTAGGTCCATCAAGTTTAGATACATCCCCAGATTTCATAATGAATTGGCAGATGTCTTGGCTACTTTGGCCTCAATGCTTCCATATCCTGGAAACACTTGTATTACTCCCTTGGAGATTCAACTTCAGGACCAACATGGCTATTGTAACACTGTGGAAGCAGAATCAGATGGTGAGCTATGGTACCTAGATATCAGGAATTTCTTGCAAACAGGGAAATGTCCCGAACATGCCAATAGAAGCCAAAAAAGAACTATTAGACGTTTGGCAAGTGGTTTCTTTTTTAGCGGGGAAATTTTATATAAACGCACCCCGGATCTGAACTTATTGAGATGTGTGGATGTTGAAGAAGCCGAGAAGATCATGAATGAAGTACATGCTGGGGTATGTGGACCACACATGAATGGATATGTCTTTGTAAAAAAGATACTCCGAGCAGGATATTACTGGCTTACCATGGAACGGGATTGTTTTTGCTTTGTgaaaaaatgtcatcaatgtCAAATTCATGGTGATCTCATTCATTCACCTCCTTCAGAGTTGCACCCCATGGCCGCTCCTTGGCCCTTTGTTGCATGGGGAATGGATGTCATCGGATCAATTGAGCCAAAAGCTTCTAATGGACATCGCTTCATTTTGGTCACAATTGATTACTTTACTAAATGGGTAGAGGCAATCACTTTCAAGGCAGTCACTAAGAAGGCAGTCGTGGATTTTGTCCATTCAAACATCATTTGTCGTTTTGGTATCCCAAGAACTATCATCAAGGATAATGCTGCGAACCTTAATAGCAATTTGATGAAGGAGGTATGTCAGCAATTCAAAATTGTGCATCACAATTCTACTCCATACCGACCAAAGGACAACGGAGCTGTGGAGGCAGCCAATAAGAATATCAAAAAGATTCTCAGGAAAATGGTTCAAGGCACTAGACAATGGCATGAGAAGCTTCATTTTGCACTTTTAGGATATCGCACAACAGTGCGCACCTCGATTGGTGCAACTCCTTATTTGCTAGTGTATGGAACTGAGGCTGTGATACCAACGGAAGTTGAAATTCCATCTCTTCGAATTATTGTCGAGGCTGAAATTGAAGATACTGAATGGGTCAAAACCCGACTAGAGCAGCTCACATTAATAGATGAGAAGCGATTGACAGCCGTCTGTTTTGGCCAGCTTTATCAGCAAAGGATGGCTCGTGCATACAACAAAAAGGTGCACCCAAGACACTTTGAAGTAGGTCAACTGGTCTTAAAGTGCATTCTCCCGCACCAAGAAGAGGCCAAGGGAAAGTTTGCCCCAAATTGGCAAGGTCCATATCTTATCAAGAAAGTGTTGTCCAAAGGAGCCTTACACCTTACTGATGTGGAGGGAAAAATCACAAGCATAATTGTTAATGCGGACGCAGTCAAAAGATACCACATCTAA